Sequence from the bacterium genome:
TGAGGGCTATCTCGTATTTGCCCTTGTGGACACAGTTTACAGAGGCTCCTACCTTGCTCCTGTGGAACTTTGGGATTCACTTTACGAGAAGATAGCCACAAAAAGTGGCGGGAGAATTTTCTGGGGTAACACAGATTGGCGTGCTCTCACTGATACTTTAATACCAATTATAGACACCTCACAGAGCATAACTCTTTGCGTTAGCAACACAACTCCATTCACTTTTGATACAGCCTATGTGAAACTTCTTCCTGGCGACTCGATAACGCTTCTTTACGGCAGGCAAAGACAGCGATTTTTCCCGTGGCATCCCGGGACAAAACATTGCTTTAACTGGCGCGTATCAAGCCCGAGAGGATACACGGGTCCCGAAAATTGCTTTAAAATAGCTATCTTTGGATACAGCAGCGCAGGAACAACTTTTACTGACACAGTCTCAGCTTGCATGCACCATCGCCTTTTCTCCTGCTACGGACCCGTTGCGCATGCTATATGTCCCTACATTCCCGTCCCCGGTGAAACCATTTACACATCTTCGCCCAGATTCCCCATAAAATTCTACATAAGCACCCCCGACTCAGCCGTTGACACCTCAACCATAGAGGTCCTCGTGCAAACCCCCTCGGATACGACAATTTACCGCTACCCCGATCACCTTGGTTTATCATCTGACACACTCACATTCACACCTACTGACGACCTTGTTGAGGGCATCGCTACTCGTTTTTATCTTATTTCAGCCGATGACACCCACGGTTGCAGCTTAAAATATCCTGCTGGCGGAGTCCTGGTTCTCGATACCACACCACCCATAGCTTGGTGCACAACCGGCGATACCATAAATCCAGCATCGGTATTCGTGGAATTTCAACTCGCGGACTCTGTATCCGGAATAAGATTTGATAGCACGCTTTATTTCGCGGTAAACGATTCCTACATATTCACCATTGACAGTTCCTTCGTCGGGGTTTCTTTGGCGCCGCCGGCTATATGGCTTTCTGGCAGCGCCGACGAACTTCACATCCCACCTGAAGATAGCGTCAAAATATGCGTTCATGCTGCTGACAATGTTTTTCGCGGAACCTCGTCCTGTCCGCTTGGCGAACCAAACGAAACGACCTATTGCAAATATTTCAAGATATCAACAGCCATCGGTGAGGTTAGCAAACCAAAATTCTTAATACACACATATCCAAATCCATTTAACGACAAACTATTTTTATCGATAGGGGTAACAAAGGCTGAAAGGGTAAAAATATGCGCCCTTGGCCTCAATGGCCGTGAAATAGCTAAAATATATGATTCAAGACTTAACCCGGGAATGAGCACAATAACCTGGTGCCCAGAAAACATCCCGTCAGGGACATATATAATAATGCTTGAAATAGGAGAGAAAACATATTATAAAAAAGTAAAGTATTTGAGATAATAAGGGGGTGCAACAATGAGAAAAACTATTTTGGTTTTGTTTACATTAATTTCCTTTCTCACAGGTTTCATCACGATTTCCCAAGCAAGCGAGAGGAGCAACGCACAAACTAACAGTCCGCTAACAGTTACCCAACTTTACCTCAACCACGGCGGAAGAGCAATTCCATTTAGTAGAGCTATGTATGACACCACACTTTTTATCCCTGAATTCAGTTGCCGACTGGATAGCGTAAAGGTTGACTTGGTGTTTGTCGTTGACACCACTGGCTCAATGGGTGATGACATTGCTAATGTCAGGGCAGCAATGGACGGATTATCTGCTCAATTAGATGCGTTAGGCTATGATGTAAAATTTGGTTTGGTAACATTCGGCGACACATTCTTTATCCATGACTATGATACAATGGCAGGATATCAAATGACTGATCGCTACATAGTAATACGCAACAATATATTTTGTTTATATTCTTTTGGTGAACCTACCTCCAATGAGTGGGTGTGGACAGCTCTTTGGCATGCTCTTAGCGACTATCAATGGCGAAAAGATGCCCTACGCATCGTATTTCTCGCAACAGATGAACCCTCATGCGCACTCGATGTGTCGGGCTGCGCGACTGACTCATGCGGAGTTTACGCTATAGATTCGCTTCATCCTTATCCTCAATATGCAAATCCAAAAATGAAAGCCATAGATGAAGGATTCATCATTTACACTATGACGCCGTCCACGCTTTACTTCGGAGGTGGTTCGTGTTCAACTGCTTTCTGGGACACAATGTATCATCAGGTTGCCTCGGCAACAGGTGGAATTAACTTCCCAAAGACCGCATCATGGACAACAGTGTGGAATTCAATAAGACCAATGGTTGACTCAGCAAGAGTGCTAACAGTGTGCTTTACAAACACTTCCAGCGATACCATAGACACGACAAGAATAGAAATTGAACCCGGCGATTCCATGTCAATTCTTCTTGGTGATACGATTAGGTATTTCTACTCTTGGCCTCCCGGGTCAACCCTTTGTTTCGCATGGCGCTTGCACATAACATCGTACGACACGATAGAAGGAAACTGCTTTGCACTTATAACAAGATTGAAGACCGGTAGCTCGACTGAAATAGATACGACCCACGGATGTCTGGTACCATGCGGTTTATCTTACATAGACACCTGCCAGGGCCCATACACAATCAATATCTGCCCACCGGACACATCGCCAACAACTACAGTATTCACAGCCTGTCCCGACCAAGAAATAGTCGTCAGCATAGCCGATTCTGACACTACAATCGATTCCACATCGATAAGATTCAGAGTTACAAGTCTCTACGGCACCTTCACATACACGATAGACAGCAGTCAACTATCATGGGATCCACCATACCTAACATTCACTCCGGATACAGAATGGGGTAACAACACGACGATAACATACAAGGTAACAAATGTCAAGGATGCCAAAGGCTGTCATAGCAATGTCATGCTGGAAGAAGGTTCATTCACCATAGACCTGCAACCACCCGTGATAACGAGCGCAAATCCAGCCGATGGTTATATATTCACAACAAATGCGTTTACGGCGTACTACAATTTTACTGACCTGCTCTCAGGAGTGAGAACCGACTCTTCACTTTATGTTGTGATAGAAGACACCCTTACACTTTACACATCAAGCCCATATATTACTCTTGGACCTGGTGCAAGAATAACTATATCTGGCCTCTGGACCAACTTCTGTAGCGACGAAACCATGAAGGTTTGCATTCACCTTGCTGACAATGTCCCCGAACACATCATTATGGATGACGATACATGCGATATGTGTGGACCAAATGACACAACATACTGTTATCAATACATAAATACTTCATTAAAAGTGCCTTTGGAAAGGAAATTTGAGGAATCAGTCCTCGTTTATCCCAATCCTTTTAACGATGCCCTAAATATAGAGTTAAGCGGAAACCCGCAATCTCAGCCAATCGTAGAGATCTACGACCTCAATGGGAAGCTTGTTGTGCAACCGTCTCAGATGGAAATAAAAGACGGTAAATATCTCCTAAAATGGAAGCCGGATAACATCCCATCTGGTGTTTATATTCTTAAAGCACAGTTAAGGGAGAAAGTAATAAAACAATTTATCATTTACATTAAGTAAGCTGTTTGTTTCCTTGTTAATTTTGCGTTGAAATATCGTTCATAAATCAATTCTGTTGAAAAAAGCGGTTTTATTAACCTCTTATGAACAAATGTACGCTCAGTATAATTCGCTATTTTGCTTCGGATTAATTCGATTTCAACTCATAGAACACCATATTAATAATTATCACGTCAGTATATCAGAATTCACATCATGTTTAAGAAAATTTTTT
This genomic interval carries:
- a CDS encoding T9SS type A sorting domain-containing protein — protein: MRKTILVLFTLISFLTGFITISQASERSNAQTNSPLTVTQLYLNHGGRAIPFSRAMYDTTLFIPEFSCRLDSVKVDLVFVVDTTGSMGDDIANVRAAMDGLSAQLDALGYDVKFGLVTFGDTFFIHDYDTMAGYQMTDRYIVIRNNIFCLYSFGEPTSNEWVWTALWHALSDYQWRKDALRIVFLATDEPSCALDVSGCATDSCGVYAIDSLHPYPQYANPKMKAIDEGFIIYTMTPSTLYFGGGSCSTAFWDTMYHQVASATGGINFPKTASWTTVWNSIRPMVDSARVLTVCFTNTSSDTIDTTRIEIEPGDSMSILLGDTIRYFYSWPPGSTLCFAWRLHITSYDTIEGNCFALITRLKTGSSTEIDTTHGCLVPCGLSYIDTCQGPYTINICPPDTSPTTTVFTACPDQEIVVSIADSDTTIDSTSIRFRVTSLYGTFTYTIDSSQLSWDPPYLTFTPDTEWGNNTTITYKVTNVKDAKGCHSNVMLEEGSFTIDLQPPVITSANPADGYIFTTNAFTAYYNFTDLLSGVRTDSSLYVVIEDTLTLYTSSPYITLGPGARITISGLWTNFCSDETMKVCIHLADNVPEHIIMDDDTCDMCGPNDTTYCYQYINTSLKVPLERKFEESVLVYPNPFNDALNIELSGNPQSQPIVEIYDLNGKLVVQPSQMEIKDGKYLLKWKPDNIPSGVYILKAQLREKVIKQFIIYIK
- a CDS encoding T9SS type A sorting domain-containing protein, yielding MGKANDLFPLNIFLAIVIVLATFSGAQSASQKQDKNIIPQSPKKQDKNIIPQSPIFVSSTGFTYYGGCRNDSLTVDIVFVIDTCWDMQFCIAWMRASLDGLGARLHALGYDYRFGFIKVCGTPFVVDFDYSPGYQMTDSYVSARVNGFHSMAIGLPPFGAPRVWDAIWDAMDVFDLRPEALKIIVFATTTPSSALDVPGSDPRCKTYADTFLNPYPPNANTFMRAVNEGYLVFALVDTVYRGSYLAPVELWDSLYEKIATKSGGRIFWGNTDWRALTDTLIPIIDTSQSITLCVSNTTPFTFDTAYVKLLPGDSITLLYGRQRQRFFPWHPGTKHCFNWRVSSPRGYTGPENCFKIAIFGYSSAGTTFTDTVSACMHHRLFSCYGPVAHAICPYIPVPGETIYTSSPRFPIKFYISTPDSAVDTSTIEVLVQTPSDTTIYRYPDHLGLSSDTLTFTPTDDLVEGIATRFYLISADDTHGCSLKYPAGGVLVLDTTPPIAWCTTGDTINPASVFVEFQLADSVSGIRFDSTLYFAVNDSYIFTIDSSFVGVSLAPPAIWLSGSADELHIPPEDSVKICVHAADNVFRGTSSCPLGEPNETTYCKYFKISTAIGEVSKPKFLIHTYPNPFNDKLFLSIGVTKAERVKICALGLNGREIAKIYDSRLNPGMSTITWCPENIPSGTYIIMLEIGEKTYYKKVKYLR